Proteins encoded together in one Nostoc sp. PCC 7524 window:
- a CDS encoding P-II family nitrogen regulator — translation MKKVEAIIRPFKLDEVKIALVNAGIVGMTVSEVRGFGRQKGQTERYRGSEYTVEFLQKLKVEIVVEDNQVDMVVDKIISAARTGEIGDGKIFISPVEQVVRIRTGEKNTEAV, via the coding sequence ATGAAAAAAGTAGAAGCAATTATCCGTCCATTTAAGCTAGACGAAGTGAAAATCGCTTTAGTCAATGCTGGTATTGTGGGTATGACGGTTTCTGAAGTTCGGGGATTTGGACGGCAGAAAGGACAAACAGAACGCTATCGCGGTTCTGAGTACACTGTTGAGTTTCTACAAAAACTCAAGGTGGAAATTGTGGTTGAGGATAACCAAGTTGATATGGTGGTTGACAAAATCATCTCGGCTGCCCGTACCGGGGAAATCGGAGATGGTAAGATTTTTATCTCACCTGTAGAGCAAGTAGTGCGGATTCGCACAGGGGAAAAGAATACAGAAGCAGTGTAA